The following proteins come from a genomic window of Streptococcus oralis:
- a CDS encoding GTP pyrophosphokinase family protein has translation MTIEWEEFLDPYIQAVGELKIKLRGIRKQYRKQNKHSPIEFVTGRVKPIESIKEKMNRRGIGYDTLEHDLQDIAGLRVMVQFVDDVQEVVAILRKRHDMRVVQERDYITHRKASGYRSYHVVVEYTVDTISGVKTILAEIQIRTLAMNFWATIEHSLNYKYQGDFPEEIKKRLEITARISHQLDEEMGKIRDDIQEAQALFDPLSRKLNDGVGNSDDTDEEYR, from the coding sequence ATGACCATAGAATGGGAAGAATTTTTAGATCCTTACATTCAAGCTGTTGGTGAATTGAAGATTAAACTTCGTGGGATTCGCAAACAGTATCGTAAACAAAACAAGCATTCTCCGATTGAGTTTGTTACTGGACGGGTGAAGCCGATTGAAAGTATTAAGGAAAAAATGAATCGCAGAGGGATTGGCTACGATACTTTGGAACATGACTTACAGGATATCGCGGGTTTGCGGGTCATGGTGCAGTTCGTCGATGATGTTCAGGAAGTTGTTGCGATTTTACGCAAACGCCATGATATGAGAGTAGTACAGGAACGTGACTACATCACGCATCGGAAGGCTTCGGGCTATCGCTCCTATCATGTGGTGGTAGAGTATACAGTTGACACCATCAGTGGTGTTAAGACGATTCTGGCTGAAATTCAAATCCGGACTTTAGCCATGAATTTTTGGGCTACGATTGAGCATTCGCTCAATTATAAGTATCAGGGGGATTTCCCAGAGGAGATCAAGAAACGCTTGGAGATTACAGCTAGAATTTCCCATCAATTGGATGAAGAAATGGGAAAAATCCGTGATGATATCCAGGAAGCGCAGGCTCTCTTTGATCCATTGAGCAGAAAATTAAACGATGGTGTAGGAAATAGTGACGATACAGATGAAGAATACAGGTAA
- a CDS encoding NAD kinase produces the protein MKNTGKRVDLIANRKPQSQKVLHELREKLKKQHFILNDTNPDIVISIGGDGMLLSAFHKYENQLDKVRFVGVHTGHLGFYTDYRDFELDQLVTNLLLDTGAKVSYPVLNVKVTLENGEVKIFRALNEASIRRSDRTMVADIIINHVPFERFRGDGVTVSTPTGSTAYNKSLGGAVLHPTIEALQLTEIASLNNRVYRTLGSSIIVPKKDKIELLPTRNDYHTLSVDNSIYSFRNIERIEYQIDHHKIHFVATPSHTSFWNRVKDAFIGEVDE, from the coding sequence ATGAAGAATACAGGTAAACGAGTTGACCTCATAGCAAATAGAAAGCCACAAAGTCAGAAGGTTTTGCATGAGCTGAGGGAAAAACTAAAGAAACAACATTTTATACTGAATGATACCAATCCCGACATCGTTATTTCGATTGGTGGCGACGGGATGCTTTTGTCTGCCTTTCACAAGTATGAGAATCAGTTAGACAAGGTTCGATTTGTAGGTGTTCATACAGGGCATTTGGGATTTTACACAGATTATCGTGATTTTGAGCTGGATCAATTGGTGACCAATCTTTTACTAGATACTGGTGCCAAAGTTTCTTATCCAGTCTTGAATGTTAAAGTAACGCTTGAAAATGGAGAAGTGAAAATCTTCCGGGCCTTAAATGAAGCCAGTATCCGTCGATCGGACCGGACCATGGTTGCGGATATCATCATTAACCATGTTCCGTTCGAGAGATTTCGTGGAGATGGAGTGACTGTTTCAACGCCGACGGGAAGTACCGCCTACAACAAATCCTTGGGTGGAGCTGTCTTGCATCCTACCATTGAAGCCTTGCAGTTGACGGAGATAGCGAGTCTTAACAACCGAGTTTATCGAACACTTGGTTCTTCGATAATCGTTCCGAAGAAAGATAAAATCGAGCTTTTACCGACTCGTAATGACTATCACACATTATCGGTTGACAATAGCATCTATTCTTTCCGAAATATAGAACGGATTGAGTACCAAATAGACCATCACAAGATACACTTCGTAGCGACGCCAAGTCACACTAGTTTCTGGAATCGCGTCAAAGATGCCTTCATCGGCGAGGTGGATGAATGA
- a CDS encoding RluA family pseudouridine synthase produces MRFEFIADEHVKVKTFLKKHEVSKGLLAKIKFRGGAILVNGQPQNATYLLDIGDRVAIDIPAEEGFESLEAIERPLDILYEDDHFLVLNKPYGVASIPSVNHSNTIANFIKGYFLKQEYENQQVHIVTRLDRDTSGLMLFAKHGYAHARLDKQLQRKSIEKRYFALVKGDGVLDPEGEIIAPIARDVDSIITRRVAKGGKYAHTSYKVVASYGDIHLVDIRLHTGRTHQIRVHFSHIGFPLLGDDLYGGSLDDGIQRQALHCHSLSFYHPFLEQQLELESPLPDDFSTLITQLSTNTL; encoded by the coding sequence ATGAGGTTCGAATTTATCGCAGATGAGCACGTCAAAGTCAAAACATTCCTCAAGAAACACGAGGTTTCTAAGGGACTTTTGGCTAAGATTAAGTTTCGAGGTGGGGCTATTCTGGTCAATGGCCAACCTCAAAATGCGACTTATCTCTTAGATATTGGAGATAGGGTTGCCATTGATATTCCAGCAGAGGAAGGCTTTGAAAGCCTGGAGGCAATCGAGCGACCACTCGATATCTTATATGAGGATGACCATTTCCTGGTTTTGAATAAGCCTTATGGAGTAGCTTCCATCCCCAGTGTCAATCATTCCAATACCATTGCCAATTTTATCAAGGGCTACTTTCTCAAACAAGAATATGAAAATCAGCAAGTTCACATCGTGACTAGGCTTGATAGAGATACTTCTGGTTTGATGCTTTTTGCCAAGCATGGCTATGCTCATGCACGTTTAGACAAGCAACTGCAACGAAAGTCTATCGAAAAAAGGTATTTTGCACTGGTTAAAGGAGACGGTGTCTTGGATCCAGAAGGGGAAATTATTGCACCGATTGCACGTGATGTGGACTCCATTATCACGAGGCGGGTCGCCAAAGGTGGGAAATACGCCCATACATCTTACAAAGTTGTAGCGTCTTATGGAGATATTCATCTAGTCGATATTCGCCTGCATACTGGTCGAACTCATCAGATCCGAGTGCATTTTTCTCATATTGGCTTCCCCTTGTTGGGAGATGATCTCTATGGAGGCAGCCTAGACGATGGGATTCAACGCCAGGCCTTACATTGTCATTCCTTATCCTTTTATCATCCATTTTTAGAGCAACAATTGGAACTGGAAAGTCCTCTGCCGGATGATTTTAGCACCCTTATTACACAGTTATCAACTAATACTCTTTAA
- the pta gene encoding phosphate acetyltransferase encodes MEVFESLKANLVGKNARIVLPEGEEPRILQATKRLVKETDVIPVLLGNPDKIKIYLEIEGIMEGYEVIDPQHYPQFEDMVAALVERRKGKMTEEEARQILVEDVNYFGVMLVYMGLVDGMVSGAIHSTASTVRPALQIIKTRPNVKRTSGAFLMVRGTERYLFGDCAININPDAEALAEIAINSAITAKMFGIDPKIAMLSYSTKGSGFGDSVDKVVKATKLAHDLRPDLEIDGELQFDAAFVPETAALKAPGSNVAGQANVFIFPGIEAGNIGYKMAERLGGFAAVGPVLQGLNKPVNDLSRGCNADDVYKLTLITAAQAVHQ; translated from the coding sequence ATGGAAGTTTTTGAAAGTTTGAAAGCCAACTTGGTTGGCAAAAATGCTCGTATCGTTCTCCCTGAAGGAGAAGAACCTCGTATCCTTCAAGCAACAAAACGCTTGGTCAAAGAAACTGACGTTATTCCAGTCTTGCTCGGGAATCCTGACAAAATTAAAATTTATCTAGAAATCGAAGGAATTATGGAAGGATATGAGGTGATTGACCCACAACATTATCCTCAATTTGAAGACATGGTTGCTGCGCTTGTAGAGCGCCGCAAAGGTAAAATGACAGAAGAAGAAGCTCGTCAGATCTTGGTAGAAGATGTTAACTATTTTGGTGTAATGTTAGTTTACATGGGCTTGGTAGATGGTATGGTTTCAGGTGCGATTCACTCAACGGCCTCAACTGTTCGTCCTGCACTTCAAATTATTAAAACACGTCCAAATGTTAAACGTACTTCGGGTGCCTTTCTAATGGTTCGTGGAACAGAACGTTATTTGTTTGGTGACTGTGCCATCAATATCAATCCTGATGCAGAAGCTTTGGCTGAAATTGCGATTAACTCGGCTATTACAGCTAAAATGTTTGGAATAGATCCTAAAATTGCTATGTTGAGCTACTCTACTAAAGGTTCAGGTTTTGGAGATAGTGTTGATAAAGTTGTTAAAGCAACAAAACTTGCACACGATTTGCGTCCTGACCTTGAGATTGATGGTGAGTTGCAATTTGATGCGGCCTTTGTTCCTGAAACAGCTGCCCTTAAAGCACCAGGTAGCAACGTTGCTGGTCAAGCAAATGTCTTTATTTTCCCTGGTATCGAAGCAGGAAATATTGGCTACAAGATGGCAGAACGTCTTGGTGGCTTCGCGGCTGTAGGTCCCGTTCTACAAGGTTTGAACAAGCCAGTAAACGACCTTTCTCGTGGATGTAATGCAGATGATGTGTACAAGTTAACCCTTATCACAGCTGCCCAAGCGGTTCATCAATAA
- the mutY gene encoding A/G-specific adenine glycosylase, translating into MLDLKEYGVDMWPEEKISSFREKLLNWYDENKRDLLWRRSKNPYHIWVSEIMLQQTRVDTVIPYYERFLDWFPTVESLANAPEERLLKAWEGLGYYSRVRNMQSAAQQIMTDFEGEFPNTYEGISSLKGIGPYTAGAISSIAFNLPEPAVDGNVMRVLARLFEVNYDIGVPSNRKIFQAMMEILIDPERPGDFNQALMDLGSDIESPVNPRPEESPVKDFSAAYQKGTMDRYPIKEPKKKPLPIYLKALVVRNDRGQYLLEKNESEKLLAGFWHFPLIEVEEFFREDDQLDLFSQVKENNRAFGPSPQESFEQDYDLEVNWSHQVFDQVKHVFSHRKWHIQILSGQVTESKQFSDREIRWVSSQEFSDYPFAKPQQKIWQAYKTVLEDEGWN; encoded by the coding sequence ATGTTAGATTTGAAAGAATACGGTGTTGACATGTGGCCAGAGGAGAAGATTTCCTCTTTCCGCGAGAAGCTCCTCAACTGGTACGATGAAAACAAACGGGATTTACTCTGGCGTAGAAGTAAAAATCCTTATCATATCTGGGTTTCTGAAATCATGCTCCAGCAGACTAGAGTAGACACAGTCATTCCCTACTATGAACGATTTTTGGACTGGTTTCCAACTGTAGAAAGTTTGGCAAATGCGCCTGAGGAGCGTTTACTGAAAGCTTGGGAGGGGTTGGGCTATTATTCCCGCGTACGCAATATGCAGTCGGCGGCTCAGCAGATTATGACAGACTTTGAAGGGGAATTTCCAAACACTTACGAAGGAATTTCTAGCTTGAAAGGGATTGGCCCCTATACTGCGGGAGCCATTTCCAGTATCGCTTTTAATCTACCCGAGCCAGCAGTTGATGGCAATGTCATGCGAGTTTTGGCACGCTTGTTTGAGGTAAATTATGATATCGGCGTTCCTAGTAATCGAAAGATTTTCCAAGCCATGATGGAAATCTTGATTGATCCAGAAAGGCCGGGAGATTTTAATCAAGCTTTGATGGACTTGGGCTCTGATATAGAGTCTCCAGTTAATCCTCGACCTGAAGAAAGTCCTGTTAAAGACTTTAGCGCAGCGTATCAGAAGGGAACCATGGATCGATATCCGATTAAAGAACCTAAGAAAAAGCCTCTTCCAATCTATCTCAAGGCTTTGGTTGTGCGCAATGATCGAGGTCAATATTTACTAGAGAAAAACGAAAGCGAAAAACTGCTAGCTGGATTTTGGCATTTCCCCTTGATTGAAGTCGAAGAATTTTTTAGAGAAGACGATCAGCTAGATCTTTTTTCTCAAGTCAAGGAGAATAACAGAGCATTTGGACCAAGCCCCCAAGAAAGTTTTGAGCAGGATTATGATTTGGAGGTTAATTGGTCCCATCAAGTTTTTGATCAAGTCAAGCATGTCTTTAGTCATCGTAAATGGCATATTCAAATCCTATCAGGTCAGGTGACAGAATCAAAACAGTTCTCTGACAGAGAAATTCGCTGGGTTTCTTCTCAGGAATTTTCTGATTATCCATTTGCTAAACCTCAACAAAAGATTTGGCAGGCTTATAAAACAGTTCTTGAAGATGAGGGCTGGAATTAG
- the yycF gene encoding response regulator YycF: protein MKKILVVDDEKPISDIIKFNMTKEGYEVVTAFNGREAIELFEAEKPDIIILDLMLPEIDGLEVAKAIRKTSSVPIIMLSAKDSEFDKVIGLELGADDYVTKPFSNRELQARVKALLRRTDLASADSQESDEKKSQPLQIGDLEILPDAYVAKKYGEELELTHREFELLYHLASHIGQVITREHLLETVWGYDYFGDVRTVDVTIRRLREKIEDTPSRPEYILTRRGVGYYMRSND, encoded by the coding sequence ATGAAAAAAATATTAGTTGTAGATGATGAGAAACCAATCTCAGATATTATTAAGTTCAATATGACCAAAGAAGGCTATGAGGTTGTAACGGCCTTCAACGGTCGTGAGGCGATCGAGCTATTTGAAGCTGAGAAACCCGACATTATTATCCTAGACTTGATGCTACCTGAAATTGATGGTTTAGAAGTAGCCAAAGCCATTCGTAAGACGAGTAGTGTGCCTATTATTATGCTCTCAGCCAAGGATAGTGAGTTTGACAAGGTTATCGGTTTAGAACTTGGGGCAGATGATTATGTGACCAAACCCTTCTCAAATCGTGAGTTGCAAGCGCGTGTAAAGGCTTTACTCCGCCGTACAGACCTCGCTTCAGCTGATAGTCAAGAGTCTGATGAAAAGAAATCCCAACCCCTACAGATTGGCGATTTGGAAATTCTGCCGGACGCTTACGTAGCCAAAAAATATGGTGAGGAATTAGAGTTGACTCATCGTGAGTTTGAGCTCTTGTACCACTTGGCCTCTCATATTGGTCAAGTGATTACGCGTGAACACTTGCTTGAGACTGTTTGGGGCTATGATTATTTTGGTGATGTTCGTACAGTGGACGTGACCATCCGACGTTTGCGTGAAAAAATCGAAGACACTCCAAGCCGTCCAGAATACATCCTAACCCGTCGTGGTGTGGGTTATTATATGAGAAGTAATGATTGA
- the vicK gene encoding cell wall metabolism sensor histidine kinase VicK, which produces MIEAIKQSVLNRDFIFILILLGFILVVTLLLLENRRDNIRLKQINQKVKDLIVGDYSRVLDMQGSSEITNITNNLNDLSEVIRLTQENLEQETKRLNSILSYMTDGVLATNRRGQITMINDMAKKQLGIVKEEALNKSILELLKIEDEYELRDLITQIPELMIDSQNANGEYLSLRVRFALIRRESGFISGLVAVLHDTTEQEKEERERRLFVSNVSHELRTPLTSVKSYLEALDEGALYDPVAPDFIKVSLDETNRMMRMVTDLLHLSRIDNATTRLDVELINFTAFITFILNRFDKMRSQDEEKKYELVRDYPINSVWIEIDTDKMTQVIDNILNNAIKYSPDGGKITVSMKTTDDQMILSISDQGLGIPKQDLPKIFDRFYRVDRARSRAQGGTGLGLAIAKEIIKQHNGFIWAKSEYGKGSTFTIVLPYDKDAVKEEVWEDEVED; this is translated from the coding sequence ATGATTGAAGCAATTAAACAAAGCGTTCTGAACAGAGATTTTATCTTTATTTTGATTTTGCTGGGCTTTATCTTGGTGGTCACCTTGCTATTGCTAGAAAATCGCCGTGATAATATTCGGCTAAAGCAGATTAATCAAAAGGTCAAGGATTTGATTGTAGGGGATTATTCTCGAGTTTTGGATATGCAAGGAAGCTCTGAAATCACTAACATCACCAATAACCTTAATGACTTGTCTGAGGTCATTCGTCTAACGCAGGAAAATCTGGAGCAAGAAACAAAAAGGCTTAACAGTATTCTTTCTTATATGACAGATGGAGTTCTTGCAACCAATCGCCGTGGTCAGATTACTATGATTAACGATATGGCCAAGAAACAGCTGGGTATCGTAAAAGAAGAAGCATTGAACAAAAGCATCCTAGAATTGCTTAAGATAGAGGATGAATATGAACTGCGTGACCTCATTACACAGATTCCTGAATTGATGATTGATTCCCAAAATGCTAACGGAGAATATCTTAGTCTTCGTGTGCGTTTTGCACTCATTCGTCGTGAGTCTGGATTCATCTCTGGTTTGGTTGCCGTTTTGCACGATACGACTGAACAGGAGAAGGAAGAGCGTGAGCGGAGACTCTTTGTTTCTAACGTGAGTCATGAGTTGAGAACTCCTTTGACCAGTGTTAAGTCCTATCTTGAAGCCTTGGACGAGGGAGCCTTGTATGATCCTGTTGCTCCTGATTTTATCAAGGTTTCGCTCGATGAAACCAACCGTATGATGCGGATGGTGACAGATCTTTTGCATCTCTCTCGTATTGATAATGCGACCACTCGGTTGGATGTGGAATTGATTAATTTTACAGCCTTCATCACCTTTATCCTCAACCGCTTTGATAAGATGAGGAGCCAGGATGAAGAGAAAAAATATGAGCTGGTTAGAGATTATCCTATCAATTCAGTTTGGATCGAGATTGACACCGATAAGATGACCCAGGTGATTGATAATATTCTCAACAATGCCATCAAGTACTCACCAGACGGTGGAAAGATTACTGTCAGCATGAAAACAACAGATGACCAGATGATTTTATCTATCTCAGATCAGGGGTTAGGAATTCCAAAACAAGATTTGCCTAAAATTTTTGACCGTTTCTATCGTGTGGATCGTGCACGAAGCCGAGCTCAGGGTGGAACTGGTCTAGGTCTGGCTATCGCAAAAGAAATCATCAAACAACACAATGGCTTTATATGGGCCAAAAGTGAATACGGCAAGGGCTCAACCTTTACCATCGTGCTCCCTTATGATAAGGATGCCGTAAAAGAAGAAGTATGGGAGGATGAAGTAGAAGACTAG
- a CDS encoding MBL fold metallo-hydrolase: MSEIGFKYSILASGSSGNSFYLETPKKKILVDAGLSGKKIASLLSEINRKPEDLDAILITHEHSDHIHGVGVLARKYGMDLYANEKTWQAMENSKYLGKVDSSQKHIFEMGKTKTFGDIDIESFGVSHDAVAPQFYRFMKDDKSFVILTDTGYVSDRMAGIVENADGYLIESNHDVEILRAGSYAWRLKQRILSDLGHLSNEDGAEAMIRAMGNRTKKIYLGHLSKENNIKELAHMTMVNQLAQADLGVGVDFKVYDTSPDTATPLTDI; the protein is encoded by the coding sequence ATGAGTGAAATAGGCTTTAAATACAGTATTTTAGCATCAGGTTCCAGTGGAAATTCATTTTATCTGGAAACACCGAAAAAGAAAATCTTAGTAGACGCAGGTTTGTCTGGTAAGAAAATTGCTAGCCTGCTAAGCGAAATAAACCGTAAACCAGAAGATTTGGATGCTATTTTAATTACGCACGAACACTCTGACCATATCCATGGTGTTGGGGTACTTGCTCGTAAGTACGGCATGGATCTTTATGCCAATGAAAAAACCTGGCAGGCTATGGAAAATAGCAAGTACCTCGGTAAGGTGGATTCATCGCAGAAGCACATTTTTGAAATGGGTAAAACCAAAACCTTTGGCGATATTGATATTGAGAGTTTTGGTGTCAGCCATGATGCAGTCGCACCGCAGTTCTATCGCTTTATGAAGGATGATAAGAGTTTTGTCATACTGACTGATACAGGTTATGTTAGTGACCGTATGGCAGGGATTGTCGAGAATGCTGACGGTTACCTCATTGAGTCCAACCACGATGTGGAGATCTTGCGAGCAGGTTCTTACGCTTGGCGACTCAAACAGCGAATCTTATCTGATCTTGGTCACCTCTCTAACGAAGACGGTGCTGAGGCCATGATTCGTGCAATGGGAAATCGGACTAAGAAAATCTATCTTGGTCACTTGTCCAAAGAGAACAATATCAAGGAGCTGGCTCATATGACCATGGTCAATCAGCTAGCCCAAGCTGATCTGGGAGTAGGAGTAGACTTTAAGGTTTACGATACCTCTCCCGATACAGCAACACCACTGACAGATATATAA
- a CDS encoding thioredoxin, whose amino-acid sequence MNQFLEDIKDLEVTTVARAQEALDNKETATFFIGRKTCPYCRKFAGTLAGVVAETKAHIYFINSEEPSQLNELQEFRSRYGIPTVPGFVHVADGQIKVRCDSSMSAQEIKEFAGL is encoded by the coding sequence ATGAATCAGTTTTTAGAAGATATTAAAGACCTTGAAGTGACTACAGTTGCACGTGCCCAAGAAGCACTCGATAATAAAGAAACTGCAACCTTCTTCATCGGTCGCAAAACTTGCCCCTACTGCCGTAAATTTGCTGGTACATTAGCAGGCGTCGTAGCTGAAACCAAAGCACACATCTACTTCATCAACAGTGAAGAACCAAGTCAACTCAATGAGTTGCAAGAATTCCGTTCACGCTATGGTATTCCAACTGTTCCAGGATTCGTTCATGTTGCGGATGGACAAATCAAGGTCCGTTGCGACTCTTCAATGTCAGCTCAAGAAATCAAAGAATTTGCAGGATTGTAA
- a CDS encoding phospho-sugar mutase — MTYQENYQKWLDFADLPDYLRQDLENMDEKTKEDAFYTNLEFGTAGMRGLIGAGTNRINIYVVRQATEGLARLIESKGGNEKGRGVAIAYDSRHFSPEFAFESAAVLAKHGIKSYVFESLRPTPELSFAVRHLNCFAGIMITASHNPAPFNGYKVYGEDGGQMPPHDADALTTYIRAIENPFAVEVADVEAEKASGLIEVIGEAVDVEYLKEVKDVNINPALIEEFGKDMKIVYTPLHGTGEMLARRALAQAGFDSVQVVEAQATADPDFSTVKSPNPESQAAFALAEELGRKVGADVLVATDPDADRVGVEVLQKDGSYLNLSGNQIGAIMAKYILEAHKNAGTLPENAALCKSIVSTDLVTKIAESYGATMFNVLTGFKFIAEKIQEFEEKHNHTYMMGFEESFGYLIKPFVRDKDAIQAVLVVAELAAYYRSRGLTLADGIEEIYKEYGYYAEKTISVTLSGVDGAEQIKAIMAKFRDNGPKEFNATAISITEDFKAQTATAANGTVTNLTTPPSDVLKYTLADGSWIAVRPSGTEPKIKFYIAVVGQSNEDSQAKIANIEAEINVFVK; from the coding sequence ATGACTTACCAAGAAAATTATCAAAAATGGCTCGATTTTGCCGACCTTCCCGACTACCTTCGTCAGGATTTGGAAAACATGGATGAAAAAACGAAGGAAGATGCCTTTTATACCAATCTTGAATTTGGTACTGCTGGTATGCGTGGTTTGATTGGTGCTGGTACAAATCGTATCAACATCTATGTTGTCCGTCAAGCAACTGAAGGTTTGGCTCGTTTGATTGAGTCAAAAGGTGGAAATGAAAAAGGACGTGGTGTAGCAATTGCCTACGATAGCCGCCACTTCTCTCCAGAATTCGCCTTTGAATCTGCTGCAGTTCTTGCAAAACATGGCATCAAATCATACGTTTTTGAAAGCCTTCGTCCAACTCCAGAACTTTCATTCGCGGTTCGTCACCTCAACTGTTTTGCAGGTATCATGATTACTGCCAGCCACAACCCTGCTCCATTTAACGGTTACAAGGTTTATGGAGAAGACGGTGGACAAATGCCTCCACACGATGCAGATGCTTTGACGACTTACATCCGTGCAATCGAAAATCCATTTGCTGTTGAAGTTGCTGATGTAGAAGCAGAAAAAGCTTCTGGCTTGATTGAAGTTATCGGCGAAGCTGTTGACGTAGAGTACCTCAAAGAAGTCAAAGATGTGAACATCAACCCAGCCTTGATCGAAGAATTTGGTAAAGACATGAAGATTGTCTACACACCACTTCATGGTACTGGTGAAATGTTGGCTCGTCGTGCTCTTGCTCAAGCAGGATTTGACTCTGTCCAAGTCGTTGAAGCGCAAGCAACAGCTGACCCTGACTTCTCAACTGTGAAATCTCCAAACCCAGAAAGCCAGGCAGCCTTTGCCCTTGCTGAAGAACTTGGACGCAAAGTAGGTGCAGATGTTCTTGTCGCAACTGACCCTGACGCTGACCGTGTTGGTGTTGAAGTTCTTCAAAAAGATGGCAGCTACCTCAACCTCTCAGGTAACCAAATCGGTGCCATCATGGCTAAATACATCTTGGAAGCTCACAAAAACGCTGGAACTCTTCCTGAAAATGCAGCCCTCTGCAAGTCTATCGTATCAACTGACTTGGTAACGAAGATTGCTGAGAGCTACGGCGCAACCATGTTCAACGTTTTGACTGGTTTCAAATTTATCGCTGAAAAGATTCAAGAATTCGAAGAAAAACACAACCACACCTACATGATGGGATTTGAAGAAAGCTTCGGTTACTTGATCAAACCATTCGTGCGTGATAAAGACGCTATCCAAGCTGTTCTTGTCGTTGCTGAACTTGCTGCCTACTACCGTTCACGTGGTTTGACTCTTGCTGACGGTATCGAAGAAATCTATAAAGAATACGGCTACTACGCAGAAAAAACAATATCTGTTACTCTTTCAGGTGTCGATGGAGCTGAGCAAATCAAAGCGATTATGGCTAAATTCCGTGACAATGGTCCGAAAGAATTTAACGCTACTGCTATCTCAATCACAGAAGACTTCAAGGCTCAAACTGCTACTGCTGCTAACGGTACTGTTACAAACTTGACAACTCCTCCAAGTGATGTATTGAAATACACACTTGCTGACGGTTCATGGATCGCTGTTCGCCCTTCAGGTACAGAACCAAAAATCAAGTTCTACATTGCCGTTGTGGGTCAAAGCAACGAAGATTCTCAAGCTAAGATTGCTAACATCGAAGCGGAAATCAATGTCTTTGTAAAATAA